The sequence below is a genomic window from Tubulanus polymorphus chromosome 1, tnTubPoly1.2, whole genome shotgun sequence.
TGAATGAAAGTTTGGCTTCAGTTAACAGCTTATCCGATTCGTCTCCTAAACTGTTCTCGCACTGCGAAAATTGAGCACAGCCGAGCAAGTATATACTGTGGCTATCACAGGCATTCATTAATACTAACTTTTCACATGTCTGAAAAAGGGGTTAAATACCACATATCACAAAAGTGTTCAATAACTGTACAGAGACAACAGATACAAGTCAACTTGATTTTCTTGTCCAGTGCCTgcacaaatttcattgaaggCTATCCGAGTGAGATTTTTTGTAACATGTGTACAAATAACAGTATCATacaacaaattagatagttATTGACTATAAAATTGATCCAGGTTAATGttagaaaattagaaataaaaactggCCCCTGTATTCAGGATATCAAACCAACCTCTCGTTGCAGAGATAAAAGTTGCGCATTTTGTGGAATTGTAGTTCTTTTTATAAGGGCAGAAAGACGTTGACATCTTTGAATGATTAAGTCTCGATTTCCATTTGATTTTTCCAGCAGTAGCTCGAGCAGATTAGAATGAGCTCCCAAAAGAACCCATTCTATTTGCTTGTAGGAATCACCTCGACACGTGAGAGTTAATGTCTGCGCAGCAAGTAGGGCAGCActagaaaatatttacaaatcgtgacaatggcgacaatgatgattatttcaacgttAAATTTCTCAGAGCAAGTTAAGTACAGAGATGCTAGGGCCAAAGTAccaaaattccggaatttagaACGGGGGTCTTTTTGCGTTTTTGCGTTCTAGAGCGATCTGGGTATCTGAAAATACAACGGCAGGCATTCGTTGTGCTTCACATCCCTCGCTGCCTTCTTATGCCGCGCGCTATCCGGGTGacgaagaatatcttttttcccgCCACTACCGTATTTGACCTGGTCTTTACAAACGACGCAGTACGCCACGCCAGCTAAGTCTAACTTACGAATGTAGTTCGATAAGTAGTCCCCATTACTGTCCTTACACTCTAGCCAGTGccaattaaatttattttttataccgcTGTCAATTGCCTTTATATCGGCCGACTCCCGACTGACAATCTTTCCGTGCGTGCTCATTTTGCAGACCGTCCCGCTTGACAGCTGCAGGCAAAAAGTAAGTTACAAAGCTGCGTGCCTCAGCACATAGCACGCACGTGGTAAtgattaagatgatatttataagATATCATCTTAATCATTACCACGTGCATCTTCACATTGTTGGCCGTCAGCGGGATGATGTACAACGGCGTGTAAAGATAATTAACTTTTAGTTGGAAATGGCGTCACAACAGTGGCGCTCCGCCTACGCACGCGCACAGATACCACAACaagcacacatatatacattgtatcaGAACGTCCTCGGAAACAGAGACcaagataaaataacacagaagCGACGATGAGTACAAGCAaacgaacgcttttacggtccgtgccattactggtcgccgcgaggaattctcacccaatttccggaattgacatcggcgatcctaaatttccggaattccggatattTCCGGAAAACTAGCATCTCTGTAAGTACGACATCCTGGTATTTAGGGAatccatcgtcatttttcacAAACGTTCAATTCCATGGCAAATTGTCCACTAAAGTAATTGCCAAATGCTTGTAAAAACAATTTTGCCACAGACTTTGCTccagtttatttcaaaaaaaatttgaaaaactggCTCTATTGGTTTCTAGGAATCTTTTTGCTTAGTACTTACGTATGGAAGACATCTTCAGCCGTCATGACGTCTTTTACATTGGGAGAACTACGTAGCAGGATGCCCAACTGAATGATAGACCTCAGTAAATGAATATTGTGCTGCGAAGTCAAATCATCTGCATGCAAGCAGCTTTGAACTGAACTGTAGAATAAAACCATTTTTCCTTTACAGGTGCCTACACTTACGTACCggtatacatatatgtatatgtatgtgtatatgtatatgttcaTGTACATATACATTAATACAAAACTATGTACCAAAAAGGTGTCGCCGTGGAGAAGAATTGGGCCTTGAAATTTTGTGTGGTAGTCAATCATTGTATAAACTAATGCAATGAATATAAACAGGTGTGAAATTATTTATCCCAAGgtggcatggtgtccctggacccttagtttgatttcataaatctttgattAGCAAACGTTACCTAGAAATATCAACTTTCATTGCAGTCTCAGTGTTCTTTGCAAGTAATGTTTCCATAGCAGTGACCAAGTAAGCGATTGCCTCATTTTTACGCTCCCCAGGACCATTCTTCTTTAAAGCCAATGTAAGTCCAAGATAGAATCTGCAATACACAAAAGGAAAATGAGTACAGCTCTCCAGTAACTGAGGGTTCACTTACAGCACCAATTCTATAGACCAGTTTCGACAAGCCAAATGTACACTACTGCACTATTGCCTTTGAACAATAAATCTAATTGCTGGTGATGCAGAATGTAGCAATATGAAACATTTCTAGATTGTGTTGCTATAACTATACAGGGCTGTTAACTCATGACAAAATATCAACCAATCATCGAATGACCGTACCCATTTAAAAGTTGCGAATCCACTATTGCCAGTTTATTAAACAGTTTTAAGCttaaaagtttgaattgtcaGCTTCATTGAAAACATAAAGTAACTATTAGCAATACAAATGTACAACAAAAATTGGAGTAAaaattttttgtgaaactgggcccagtggTTAAATTCAAAACAGTCATGGCTTATTTTTAAGATCTCTCTAAGACAATTTTTATTGTACAGCCAATCAaaaaacttaagactagtcaaAATTTAAGACTAATTGacgacttaagtcacgactgttaTAGTCTAACAGTAGTCTGAAATCAcaaagactggtctttagtttATAAACTGGCTAATGAATCGACATCTAAGATGTGATAATTGCAGACTGTTCTTGTACCTTGTAAAGATAAGTAATTGTAACATTTACCAACCTCGAAGATTCATGTTGTGGATTCCATGCAAGGGCCGTTTCTAATCGATTGACAGCTACATCATACTCGCCCTGTATGACTAACATACGACCAACATGAAAATTATACACTGCTTTACTGTCATCTAATACCATCGCATCCATATATTTCAGGTAAGCTTGTCCCAATGGATTCTCTTCATCTGCGGCTTTTTGGGCAGCAGCGCCTTCCTGCAACAAATTATGACCAGTTACATATACAGTTGGTATTATAGGGAAGAGGGATTGATAAAAATGTTGTGCATGGGATGTCATCATTTGATTGTCACACCTGGTTACTTAAAAATATGAACGTAACAACAATATATGATATGGGGATTAAGAAACTATTGAACTCTGTCATGGAAATCAGTCCTGTTTGACTGCCAATATGGTGTTAAAAGCACAACAGCcataaaaattcaaaagagtTGCCATAGAGACTGTGTCAAGATCAAGGAGAGAGGGAAGGAGAGAGATTAAGGAAGATAAATCAGAATTTAAACTAGGAGAATACAGTCATGTCTCGATGTACAGCCAACATAGGAGATTCatgtttttgtgtttttgGTGGCATAGAAAATCAGATTTTCTATTCACATTCTTTTCCTTATTCTTTTAGTACAGATGTGCACGCTCCAAAGATTACTCGCGAAAGCGAGTGTGCTAGAgtatttcaatgaatgaatgaatgaatgagtgaatgaatgaatgaatgatcgAGTAAGGCAGTTTATTGGGGTATTACTAAGGGGAgttgctgaaccatcaccatGCATATATAGATGTACACAgcattgttttatttcatcaatgtCACAAACTTACTGCAGTGTTGTACAACAACCATGTGTATAATGTGTGTGTAACATCGTTAGAAATGCCAAAAAGACTTCAGTCCTGTTAGTTACATGATTAATTAAAGGATTTCATGTATATGTAATCTAGTTACGACCAACATTTGGATTGAGCTTGAAATTGAACAAAAGTGATGATGCAATACTAATAAATTGAACAAAAGTGATGATGCAATACTAATAAATCCGGAAATGGAGGGGCCATTGGCAGTACCCGCCAATCGCTGTAGGGTGTTCACATTGCTTCCATACGTActgaattttatttaaaaCTCATACCTTAGACGCTGAATCTTATCGCAATTTGCTGGCTGATCAACATGGTGGGGATTCCCGATGGTTTTGCTATGCAGTATATATATGCAATTATTGTAACCAGTTGTACGTAATTGGCAAATGTCCATCCACATGTTGAAAAAACAACAGCTTAACTAACTGTATTTATATAGGATTGTACCAAGAAGATTCATGTCTTCGTTTAGGAATGTACTAAGAAATTTCATTGGAAGTGGCGGTATGTGGAGGACAGTAACTCAGGACTTTTGCAATGCATTAGAGATACAGATAAGCAAGGCCGGCCGTGTAGCAAGACATGACTGTACCTTCTTAGAAAACAGAGAAGTTTAaattgtacatgtacatgctTATTCAAAACTACTGGCACCAATGAACACAACTACCAGTATTACCAAGAAATGGCCTCTGAAACTTCCTAGAGAGAATATCAACGCGCTCTATTGTTAAGTCGCAAAAACTTACTTGAGTAGCTTGCTTTGATTTCCAGACAAATAATGATTGTACATGGTCTGCCTTTCCACTCTGACCAGAATTGATTAAATGATGATATTCTTCATCAACTGCTTTCAGTTGAAGAGCTAGTGGTGAATTTTCATCGACGCCCCTTAGTTTACAAATTGCGGCCACTTCCTCTTCTTTTGAACTCTCCTTCGCTTCCATATTAAGAGAAGGCAATTCATCCATTTCCTGTGAAGAAATCATTCAAGAGACTTTTAATTTGTCAGTGTCAAATTTTGTTTCACATCTGTCAATGTTTTGGCATTAcaaaattgtttaaaaaaactgaaaaagacactctaaatatttggatggatatatgaaagctgtgggtactggagtgtgtaatgggtagtgtagtgtgatctgtgtgcatttgtggcgagcacacagatcacattgttcaatggggtttggtccaggactcgcgagattttctgacaacacggaagtaacgtgtaataaacgatgacttgaattgcatgactacctaccacccctcattattgttggaaaactaaacgttcggcactgactaaaaattagtaataacattttagaaatggccagaatttgaacttaggttctatctcatttttattttacaattgcgattggaataattttatttcaaacggccgttaaggcttcatgtttcgtctgcaattcactgcaaatagttacgcaactacgcacatttcagtgtttttggcagctgtacactcaatcggcaccgttcgtgactagcttcactgcggaattatcattaattaacatcgccatatcacatcatcaacttatattgtgccttaaaaccctaacagccgaaataattgaaatgcacacacgatttctatcattgaaaattgagagtggccatgtttgtgtttgctgcttcgcgtaaatcccgcgcggtggcgcaccCGTGCTGAGTgcggccgatacgtccagatATTTATTTGGAGACCGTGACTGTGAACACGCAGTACAGTCCAGTGATTCTTAGCTCACAATATACATAGAAGTTATACAGATAGTttaacagaaatatgaatatacaaGATAGGATATCATGGAGATCATATGCATTTTACATACATAGACATAACATTGCATCATTACAGGATGTGGCCAATGTTGGTGAGATTTTATCCcaaacaatgaaaataaagatgcACGGTGAAGAGCCCTTAAAATTATGTGCTTAAATTGATATACCCAAGGCATGCGGGTCGAGTGCGTGATGTTTAACTAAAAATCACCGAAGGGCCGAGCCAGCCTGGGTGTCGAACATGAAAATTGCCGGTCATGTGTTCCGCACCCGATTCAATTTTCATGCGAGAAGACACATCAACGATCGTAAATCATCTCACAAACCGATCTAAAACAAATGCATCTCAGGTATCAATTGATAATTTGCTGGTTGCAAATGCTACAACTGTTATATCTATCTGTTGCgtatttattaggaaaaatgCCCACTTTAGTTTCGAGATTTCATAGGAACTCACAAGTTAGACAAAATGGCATTGTCATTCATAGAAATGTTACAAAATGTAAACAGTCTCCACTCGCATGAGTATCTTCATGAcaataaatgaacaaaatgttttcataGCACAAGCGAATAAATTTACCTCATTTTTCAGGCCATATCTATCCTCTGCATAATATTTTTCCTCGAGCAGCATTCCTAACCGCAGGTGAAGACTAGCATCACGTGGCTTACTTTTAATGGCAGTAGCGAAACAACAACTGGCATTGTACAGATGGTCAATAGGCGATTCACCTTCAGGATATTTTTTGATCACACCTTAAAATACAATTGCCTGATCTATGGATGTGGATGTTAAGATATGACAGATTCTTATAAATAACCTCTtataaaaaatattcacaaattcCAAAGCGCATTAAAAACACAATTTAATCTAAATACagcaatcaaaatcaaaatgacacAATGTCACAGATCTCACTATTGACACCTCTATAgtacaatatacatgtacatgtatatcatatCTTCCTCACAAGATGGTACGataatacagtcaaacccaCTGAATCTGGATTGTGGTCTAATCCAGACAACATTTGCAGTCTATTTTGTTCATTAATATACAGGAAAATCACTTTTAATTTGGATTTCTCGTAAAaaccggatgaattttgttggtcccaaatgatccgcCTTAAGTGGACTCTACTGTACAAATATACACGGTATctgctttttcaaaatcagataaaataaatcatataggCCTCATCGAAAATTATAGTACATAACAACTTACCCATGGTTGGAAGGGATTTGAAGTATTTTTCTATATGCTCCTCGCCTTGTTTGACCAGTTTATCTGCATTTGACTCATCAAATATCTGTAGCAACTGTTTTTCCCAGCTACGCACCTGAGGGTAATGGGTATGATAAAATTCAGCTTCAGTATCTTCAATAACACATAATGATTATCTCAAAATACTTGTTCCCATACCTGTACAGAGTGGCTCGGTTTGTCAGTCTGGGCTTTAAACTTACCAGTCAAATcctgaaagaaattgaaatcatacatgcacaaaataaatcaactaGATGTACCATATCAATTAACGTACCTCAGATTTTGGTTTCAAATTACATTTCTCTATCATGCCTCCTAATTCCTGTAGTTTCACAGCATCAGTAGCTCCTGAATGACAACAATTTACAACAATTCATTAACATATAGAGATAGTCAATTATGACAGTAGGCGGGGACGCATTAAGAAAATATCATCCTCACATGTAGGGATTCAAAACCTGAAGGCATAGTGAAACTTTGCCAGATAATGAAGCCCGTAAAAGGAGCCTGGCCAAATCATCATCGTCTACTGAACACAATAGGTACAATGGATATAGCAATTCCCTAAGGCGCACTTGTAAGGCATTGTGGTGGTTTTATGAGATaagattattcatttttctcagCATTGCTTTGTTCAAGAATATCAAACTACAAgcaaaaatcagaaaaatctgaaCATCAGTTGTTGACGCGGCTCATCGGCAGCTCTAGCTAACGCGGTTATTCTACTCTCATGTCCCATGGTAGTCACAAGCGTTCAAACTATTGTGCGCGTATGTGGAAAAAGACATTTATCCATGTAGACCTATCAAAATTTGGAAACACTGATCATCTTTCAACAAAGAGTGTTTGGTATTACATTTTGGAATCTTTGCATTACTAGTGAACAGAATCCCCACACCAGACAGACTACAGTCAGCACAGATTTAAATGCCATCACAATGACCATATAAACTTCAAAACTTCATCAATGGAAAAATACCATGCATTAAGACCTACCTCCTCCAGTAAATGGAATTGATGCtatgatttcattcaatttcagtTCACAGTCAGCATCTTCAATTTTCCAATCTCCAATTAATGCCTCTTCGCTTAACGGATCAACCTtcgatgtttttgtaaattcaTCAATTATCGGTCCGCTGTAAGTACGTTTTGGGTCACTGTTCCTGATAGAAATCGGTAGATACAATGCCGATAATGACACAGGGCACTGATACTTCATGGCTAAAGGTGCATCATGGATCTTTACGTATCGTGGAATCTGTTTTTTCGTTACCTTTATTAGGTACTCCTATAGAAAGCAAATAACATTGAGATTACCATAAGCTCAAATAGAAACGTCAACTCAGGACCACTTGATTCTTTCAGTGCCCAGTTAATCATTCAATTAAGACCACATCCATATTTTGTGTGATGAAAGATGATTCATTTGGAAAGGGCAAGGTGAAATTGTATAATAAATTTTGCAACTCTTATGTGGTAGTTTGAGAGCTGTCATTGGCTCTATCAGTCGCAGGATCAGTACTTACCGCGGTGTTAGAACCATCAACAGAACAGACTTGAATAGCTGCATCAGTTTGTCCCGTATTCAATTTGACAGGTTGTGATGCATCTTTTCCACAAACAGTTATGACGCATTTAACATCTGTAGCAGTGGCTGTCACAGTGAGTTCATTCACACAAC
It includes:
- the LOC141909757 gene encoding uncharacterized protein LOC141909757; its protein translation is MDDCDLEKLSIKPGKLSPKFNRQLLEYNVTLASDVPNITLDCLTSDTGASYSILGSDGSKTIALKEGIVTDVKIEVTAEDGKTTKIYIIHVKRLSAKDASLTAIKLSAGNLQPEFSADIFNYTYNGGKTTKIYIIHVKRLSAKDASLTAIKLSAENSQPEFSADIFNYTCCLSCCVNELTVTATATDVKCVITVCGKDASQPVKLNTGQTDAAIQVCSVDGSNTAEYLIKVTKKQIPRYVKIHDAPLAMKYQCPVSLSALYLPISIRNSDPKRTYSGPIIDEFTKTSKVDPLSEEALIGDWKIEDADCELKLNEIIASIPFTGGGATDAVKLQELGGMIEKCNLKPKSEDLTGKFKAQTDKPSHSVQVRSWEKQLLQIFDESNADKLVKQGEEHIEKYFKSLPTMGVIKKYPEGESPIDHLYNASCCFATAIKSKPRDASLHLRLGMLLEEKYYAEDRYGLKNEEMDELPSLNMEAKESSKEEEVAAICKLRGVDENSPLALQLKAVDEEYHHLINSGQSGKADHVQSLFVWKSKQATQEGAAAQKAADEENPLGQAYLKYMDAMVLDDSKAVYNFHVGRMLVIQGEYDVAVNRLETALAWNPQHESSRFYLGLTLALKKNGPGERKNEAIAYLVTAMETLLAKNTETAMKVDISSSVQSCLHADDLTSQHNIHLLRSIIQLGILLRSSPNVKDVMTAEDVFHTAALLAAQTLTLTCRGDSYKQIEWVLLGAHSNLLELLLEKSNGNRDLIIQRCQRLSALIKRTTIPQNAQLLSLQRETCEKLVLMNACDSHSIYLLGCAQFSQCENSLGDESDKLLTEAKLSFKASIDLEGKPATGVPPLDVKGQLWWQEREKQEEEKKKKANDTKVSAKPGAAAGSGGPAVRGRGTTTPIRGAARGTPATRGTTSRGTAGRAASKVPAKCNHLQPATGRGAATPATRGATKSVGVRGSVTKPGSATKVATSATKTGSAAKSGSATPIVPVPESTKEEVKTTTSQPTKPAPINKKTHHARLGLARALARKPEDIEEAKKYYNEVMSMAPEIHDAYIELADMLIKDDPLGAVDIFAKFPVSDTASFDDAYIHGEIVRLLIKCEKYDDPRLGPNMISWGKIMGLAVLDKYVKILDDKFKSDLLMKVYAGVNGRDVDDPEMQAFFRHKCWI